The nucleotide sequence CCCGGCACGCTCGTCGTGCTCGCCCTCGCCGCCTTCTACGGCTTCGGCCTGACCGCCCTGAGTAACCGCCTTCCAGGCACCAAGCCGGAGCCCGCCGGCGTGACCGTCGATCTCGGCCATGGCCTGAGCGCGGTCACCCCCGCCGGCTGGTCCGCGGACCTCACCCGGATCGTGCCCGGCGACACGCTGGCCTTGACCCAGCCCACGAGCTCGCTGGTCGCAACCGCGTTCGCGTGGAACGGCACGGAACCCGAACTCATTGAGCGCACCCGCCGCCTGTTCGAAGGCACCCACCGCATCCACGTGCGCGGCACGCCGGCTCCCTTCCGCACCGCGGACGGACTGGAGGGCCAGACCTACGTGATCTACGGCGAGCAAATTGACGGCCGCGTTTGGATCGGCCGGCTGCCGGATGGCGAGTCCGGCTTTGCCGTCCGCGTGCGCAGCATCGCCGGCCAGGGCGAAGCGGCGCTGCGCGATGCCGAGGCCCTGGTCGAGAGCCTGCACTTCAAGGTGGTGTCGCCATGAACGCTCCCCAACCCCACCCGGCTCCGCTGCCACTGTTCCAACCGCGCCGCGCGGCGTTCTGGCTGTTCCTCCTGCTGGTCGTCGCCGGCCTGTCTACCGTCGGCCAGACGCTGCTCAGCGGCTTGCGCGTCATGCCTGTCTCCGCGCTGGCGGGCGCCGCGGCCTGGGCCCTCTATACCCTGCCCCTGCTGTGGATTTTCCGTCGCCTCGGGGTGTTCCGCGGCCAGACGGCCGCGCCGTTCGTGCTGGCCTTCGCGTGGGGCGGACTGGGCGCGGTCTTCCTGGCACTGCCGGCCAACCAGGCGATGTTCGGTATTCTCTCCAAGCTCGTCAGCCCGGAATTCTGCCACACCTGGGGACCGGCCATCGCCGGCCCGACGGATGAGGAGCCGCTCAAGCTGATCGGCGTCATCCTGCTGTTGCTGATCGCGCCGGGCCGTTTTCGCACCATCTCCTCGGTCATGGCCCTCGGCTTCGTGGTCGGGCTCGGCTTCCAAGTGGTGGAGGATTATTTCTACACCGTTTCCACGGCGCTGAACCACCCCAACGCCCACCAGCTGGAGCCGGTCGTGCAGATACTCGTCCTCCGCGGCGGCTTCTGCGGACCGTGGAGCCACGCGGCCTACACCGCCATCGCCTCCTTCGGCGTGGGTTACTTCGTCGCCCGGCGCGATCTCCCGACCGGACGCCGCCTCGGCGTTGCCGCCCTCGCCCTCCTCACCGCCTGGGCCCTGCACGGGTTCTGGAACTCCCCGGCGCTCGGCTCGCTGATGGAAGGCCTGACGATCTTGCTCTATTTCCCCCTGAAGGGTCTGCCCGTGCTCCTCGCCGCCCTGCTCCTCTGGCGGGTGGCCCGGCACGAAAAGACCGCCGTCTGACGACACCACCATGCGTCCACCTCTGCCAGGTACTGCCCGCCGGCTCCGACGCTTTGCCTTCACCGCCTGGTTGTCGGCCTGCACTTTGGCCATCGCCGGGGCGACAACGGAACCGCTCTGGCTGCGATACCCGGCCGTCTCCCCGGATGGGACGACGATCGCCTTCAGCTACGCCGGCCGGCTCTGGCGCGTGGCCGCGACCGGCGGCGAGGCCAGCCCGCTCACGGACGCGGGCGACTACGCCACCCACCCGGTCTGGTCCCCCGACGGCACGCAGCTGGCCGTCGCGCTCAAGCGCCGGGGCAACACCGACGTCCACCTGCTCCCCGCCGCCGGGGGCGAAAGCCGGCGACTGACCCACCACGCGGCGGCGGACCTGCCGGCCGCCTTCAGCCCCGACGGCGCCACGATCTACTTCGCCTCGCCCCGGCTCGGCACCCCGCACTCGGTCCTGGCGGGCACCGCCGCCCACACCGACCAGCTTTACGCCGTGCCCGCCACCGGCGGCCGCAACCGTCTCGTCCTGCCCACCCCCGCGCTCAATGTTTCGGTCGATGCAACCGGCGGACGCTTCCTCTACGAAAGCCGGCCGATCTACGAAAACGAGTGGCGCAAGGGCGCCGTGTCCGACGGCACCCACGACGTCTGGCTGTTTGACCGCGCGACCGCCACGCACCGTCGGCTGACCTCGTTCCGCGGCGAAGACCGTGAACCAGTCTGGGATCCCGCCAGCATTGGCTACTATTACCTCAGCGAGCGCAACCGCGCGACCAACCTCTGGCACGCGGGCCTCGAACCGGGGGCCACGCCCACGGAGGTCACTCACCACACCGGTGGCACGGTGCGCTTCCCGTCCGTCGCGCGCGACGGCTCGCTCGTTTACGGTCATGAAGGCGAGGTCTGGCGCCTCGCCGCCGGCGCGACCGAGCCCACGCGGGTTGCCATCACCCTGCCCGCCGGCGTCATCACCTCCCAACCCGCCCCGGTTGACGCCGGGAAATATCTCTCCGAGATCACTGCCTCCGCCGACGGGCGGCGCGTCGCCCTCGTCGCCCGCGGCGAAGTGTTTGTCCTCGCGACCGACACCGGGCGCCTGACCCGCATCACCCGCACCGCCGGACACGAGCAGCACGTCCGCTTCAGCCCGGATGGAACCACGCTGTACTACGCCTCCGAGCGCGACGGCGACATGGACCTCTTCGCCGCCGACCTCGGCCAGAGCGACGAAATCAAACCGGTGGAGCGCAAGCTCGTCGATACGACGGGCGACCTCCTTTACCCCCGGCCCTCACCCGACGGCCGGTCCCTCGCCTACCTGGCTGACCGCTCCACCCTCCGCGTGCGCGACCTGGCCACGGGCGCCACCGTCGATGCCATGCCCGCCGGCGGCCTTTACTCCTATGTGGACGAGGATGTCACCTTCACCTGGTCGCCGGACAGCCGGTTTCTCGCCGCCAGTGGCGGCTCCATCGTCGCCAACCAGGACATCGTCCTGCTCGACGCCACCGGTCGCAGCGCTCCGCGCGACGTCACACGCAGCGGTTTTCCCGACAGTGATCCGCAGTTCAGCTCCGACGGCCAGTCCGTGTTCTGGGTGTCCGAGCGCGCGGGCCTGCGGCAGGCCGATGCCCATGGCGGCCAGGGGGACGTCTTCCGCGCGTACCTCACCCGCGAGGCCTTCGACGCCACCCGCCATGCCGCGCCCGCGGCGCCCCCGGTTGCCGGCTGGCAGCCGCAGCTCGCCGGCATCGAGCGCCGCACGCAGCGCATCACCCCGGCGTCCAGCCTGCTGGTGTTCCATGCCCCCGCCAGCGGCGACGAGGTGTTGTTCACCATCGAGACCGATATGGCCGGCCGGATCACCGGGCGCACGGTCGCCAGGGAAGGTGGTAAGCTCCGGGAGGTCTTCACCCGGCCGGCCCCGGCCGACGGCTACGCGGTGGACGCCGGCTCCCGCCACGTCTACCTGCTCGGCGACGGGCGCGTTGACCGCATCGAACTCGCCACCGGGGAGACCAAGGCCTTCGCGCTCGACCTTTCCCTGGAAGTGGATTCCCGCGCCGAGCTCACCGCCTGGTTCGAACGCTTCTGGCGTTTGACGAAATTCAAGTTCTACGAGCCCACCCTCCACGGCCGCGACTGGGATGCCCTGCGCCGGCACTACGCGCGGTTCCTTCCGCACGTGGACGCCTGGGAGGATTTCGCCGAGATGATGTCCGAACTGGCCGGCGAGCTCAACGCCTCGCACATGGGCTGCTACTATCTGAAGGAGGACCCCGCCGCCGACAAGACCGCCTCGCTCGGCCTCTACTTTGATGACACCTACACCGGCGCGGGTGCTCGGGTGACCGCGATCCTCCCCGGCGGCCCCGCCGACCTCGCCGCCAACCCGTGCCCGCCCGGCACGCTGCTGCTGGCGATCAACGACCAGCCCATCACGGCGGAGACCGATCTCGAGGCCCTGCTCAACGGCCTGGTCGACCAGCCCGTCCGCCTGCGCCTGCAGACGGCGGTCGGCGCCCCGGAGACCGAGGCCACGATCGTGGCCATCGCCCAGAACGCCGCGCAGGATCTGGCCTACGATCGCTGGATCGACGAGCGCCGCGCCATGGTCGATCGCCTCTCCGGTGGCCGCCTGGGCTACGTGCATATCAGCGCCATGGACCTGCCCAACTACCAGCAGGTCTACAGCGATGTCGTGGGGGACTTGGGCCGCAAGGAAGCCCTCATCGTCGACATCCGCTACAACAAGGGCGGGAATATCCATGACGAGCTCGTCGCGCTCTTCACCGGCCGGGACATTGCCTCCTTCACCACCCGGGCCGGTGAGAACATCGCCCGCATCCCGACCGCGCGCTGGACCAAACCCACCGCGCTGCTGCAGAACGCGGCCGCCTACTCCGACGGCTCCATCTTCCCCCACCTCTACCAGCGCCTCCAGCTCGGCCCCCTCGTGGGCGATCGGGTCCCGGGCACCGGCACCGCCGTCTGGTGGATGTATGTGATGAATGGCTCCCTCAAGTGGGGCGTGCCGCAGCTCGGGGCCAAGGACAACCTTTCCGGCTGGTTCGAGAATGACGAAATCGTCCCCGACGTTCTCGTCACCAACGACCCCGCCGCTCTCGCCGCCGGCCGCGACCCCCAGCTGGAGGCCACCGTCGCCGCGTTGCTGCAAAAACTCCCGCAACCCTGACCCTTCCCCCCGCTCCGGCCGCGGCCACCTCCACCCTTCTCACTATGAAATCACACCTCCCTCGTTTGCTTCTCGCCCTCGGTGCGCTGGTCGCCCTGGGGCTTCCCCTGGCCCGCGCTGATGGCCTGACCGACATCTTCGAGCGCAAGACCCTGCGCGTCGGCGTCGCCGACTTCGCCCCGTGGACCTTCGTCAATCCCGAAGGCAAGCCCGAGGGCTTCGAAATCGATCTGGGCACCCAGCTCGCCCACGACCTCGGCGCCCAAGCCGAATTCAAGCTCGCGCCCCTCGCCGATCTCTTTGCCGCCCTCGACCGCGGCGAGATCGACCTGATCGCCGCCGGCCTCGCCATCACCCCGGCCCGCGCCCGCCAGGTGGAGTTCAGCATGCCCTACTTCGAGTCCGGCACCACGCTCGTGGCGCGGCGCTCCCCGGCTCCGTCCGGCCGCGCGATCGGCGCCTACAACCAGCCGGCCTCCGTCATCGTGGTGGTGGCCGACACCTACTCCGCCGGCATCGCCGCCGAGCTCCTCGACGCGGCCGAGGTCCGCATCGTCCCCGACCGCCCGGCCGCCGAGGCCGAGCTGCTCGCCGGCCGCGCCCTGGCCTGGCTCACCAACGTCCCCGATGCCCGCCTCCTCGCCCGGGCCCACCCCGAGGAGCTCATCCTCCCGCTCGACGCCCCGATCATCCGCTCCGTCTCCGGCCTCGCGGTCAAACGCGGCAACCAGGCCGTCCTCAACTACCTCAACGCCTGGATCGTCTCCCGCTTTGCCGACAACTTCCTCCCCAACCTCACCGACCACTGGTTCGGCGACTACGACTGGACCCGCCGCCTGCCGGCCCCGGCCACCCCGTAAGCCGAAAGCCTCAACGCTCATCACCATGAATGCCTCCTCGCTTCCCCGTTTTCTGGTCCTCGTGTTCGCCCTCCTGGCGTGCTTTTCGCTCCCCCTCCGCGCCGAGGAGGAAGCCTTCAAGCTCTCCCTCACCTTCACCGGCTCCGGCACCGTCGTCTCCAACCAGACCCACCTCGAAAACCGCTACAACTTCCGGACGAAGAAAAACGAGAGCGCCATCGTCACCGACAGCGGCCGCAAGTCCTTCAACGGCTCCGGCCTCATCGAGATCATCGGCAGCAACGCCCGCATCAAGCTCCCCAGCGCCCTGGTGCCGCTGCTCAACAGCGGCAACGGCGGCTGGTTCGTGGTCAACGACCTCTGGGTCAATGACGACGAGATCACCGGCATCGTCCGCATCAACGGCCTAAACCGGCCGAAGCTCCGCATCGACCGGAACTCAGGCACCATCGCGATCAGCGGCGGCTTCGGCGAGTTCAACGGCCAGTGCGACGTGGTGCGTCCCGGCGCCCCGGTCCGGAAATTCTGATCTACCGCCCCATGCCGCTAAGTCCGCATCTTCGCCGGCCGATTTCTTGGCTGATGCTGGGCCTGGCCCTGCCCGTGGCCGTCAGCCTCGGCGCGGAGGACGACTTCATTCCGCCCAGCGGGGTGAAGTTCGAGACCCTCAAGTTCAAGCCGATCCCCGCCTATCGTCCGGGCCGCGGGCCCGACGGGAACTACGAAACCCTTCGCCGTGCCGAGCTGGTCGCCGAGCTGCGGCTGCTCACCGGCGTGAAGCTGAATGAGCGGGGCACCGACCTGCTGCCCGCGCCCGTGCCCCGCATCTCCTGCCGGTTTGAGCTCTACAGCGCCGTGGACGATGCCTGGTTCGCGGAATTCAACGAGTGGTTCCACCGCGAGCTGTGGGACCTGGGCCTGACCTACCGCAAAGAAGACTGGGACTGCGACGACTTCAGCCTCGCCCTCAACGCCCTGGCCGACCTTGCCCTGCTGCAGGCGGGAGAGCACCCGGCACCCCAGCTCATCGGCCGGCTCATCGTTCGCCAGGTGAAACCGTGGGGCGGCACGCCGGCCGGCGGCGTGCACGAGATCACCCTCTACCGGTCCGGCTCCGGCTGGTACGTCGCCGAACCCCAGACCCGCGCCATCATCGCGCTCCGCGACTACCCGAACCGGCAGCACATCCAGGAAATCCTGTTCAACTGATGCGCCCGCCGTACCTTCTCCTCTGCGCCGCCCTGCTGGCCGCCACCCCGCTGCCCCAGTCCGCCGCCACGCTGAAACTGCCGCGCATGCCCAGCCCGGAGTTCGTTCCGTCGGTCAGCGCGGGCGTCCCCCTTTCCGGCGCCGAAATCCGGATCCAGCTCCAATCGCTCCTGCCCGCCGGCACCGTGCTCGTGCGTGACGTCGAGGCCCCGACGGCCGGGACCGAAGCCGGCACCGAGACCGGTAGCGAGGCCACCCGCGGCGAACCCCACACCGTGGCCGCCACGCTGGGCCGCCACCCGGTGATCGACCTCGCCGACAGCCACTACGCGCCCCTGCGCCAGGAGTTCATCCCCGTGCTGGTCGACTGGTTCGAGGCGCTCGCCACCAGCCTCGACACCACGCCGGCACAGATGCGCGCGGCCGGTTTTCGCACCAACAAGGTCGCGCGGCTGATGCGCGTCTTCACCGCCGTGCGACTCCATCGCGACCACGGCCAGGACCCGGGCATGGAACCCGCCATCGGCTGGTGCCGGATCCTGCTCCAGCAGGACTGGGGCCGCTGCCTTCAAGGCGAAACCCACACCTTCGTCCTCGTCGCCACCGACCGCGGCTGGTTCATCATCGACCCCTTCACCCGCCGCATGCAGCGCCTCGAAAAGGACGATCCCCGCTGGCTCGTGGAATTTGTCGTGATCTGACGCGGCCGGAGAGCAGCTGATCCGGGGCTCAACCTTCGAACTCGATCGGCGTCTGGGCCTCGATCTCATCGATGGTGGTCATGCCCTGCAGCACTTTCTTCAGACCGTCATAGCGTAGCGGACGGTAGCCCAGGCGGGCAGCCTGTTCGGTCAACTCGGCCAGACCGGCCCGGGCGTTGATCTTGGAGCGGATGGTCCGGTTGACGAGGAAGAGCTCGTGGAACGCCACCCGCCCCTTGTAGCCGGTCTTGTTGCACACATGGCAACCGCGGCCGCGGTAGAAGGTGATCTCGGGAAAATCCTTGTCGTTGAAATAGCGCCGCAGGACCTCGTCGGCGGGACGATAGGGTTCTTTGCAGTGTTCGCAGATCCGCGCCGCCAACCGCTGCCCCAGCACGGCCACCACCGAGGGGGCGATCATGTAGGGATCGACACCGATCTCCGCCAGCCGGGTGATGGCCTCGGGCGCCGAGTTGGTGTGCATGGTCGCCAGGACGAGGTGGCCGGTCAGCGCCGCCTCGGTGGCGATCTTGGCCGTCTCCAGGTCACGGATCTCGCCCACCAGCATGATGTCGGGGTCCTGCCGCAACAGGGCGCGGAGCATCTTGGCGAACGACATGTCGATCTTGTGCTGCACCTGCGTCTGGGTGATGCCCTCCAGCTTCATCTCGATGGGATCCTCGATCGTGGAGATGTTCACGCCGCTGTCATTGAGCTCGGCCAGCGCGGCATACAGTGTGGTGGTCTTGCCGGAGCCGGTCGGACCGGTGACGAAAATGATGCCCGAGGGGTTGCGCATGATCCGGCGCAGCGGGGTGAGGATCGGGCGCGAGATCTTCATCTTGTCCAGGCTGAGCAGCGCCTTGCGGCTGGTGCTGCCCAGGATGCGGGCCACGGCCTTCTCCCCGTACTGGGAGGGGATGGACGAGAACCGGAAATCAATGTTGGTGGAACCCATCGGCAGCGAGAAGCGACCGTCCTGGGGGAAACGGGTCTCGGCGATGTCGAGCTGGCACAGGATCTTCAGGCGCGTGACCACCGAGGCGTGGAGCTTGCGGGAAAACACCAGCACCTCGCGCAGGATGCCGTCGATGCGGTAGCGCACATGGGATTCCTTCTCCCGGGGCTCGATATGGATGTCGCTGGCCTCGCGCCGGATGGCGAAATAGACCATGGCGTTGACGAACTGCACGACCTGTTCCGTCTCGGCGATGTGGGCGATTTCCTTGCCGCCCGCGGAAAGATCGATCCCGGCCGTGAACTGGTCAAATTGCTCCGCCGACTGCCGGGCCGCATCGAGCGCCTCCTCGTTGGTGTAATGGAGCTTGAGCAGGTCGCGGATGTCGGCCGGGAAGGCGAAGACCGGGCTCACCGGCAGCTGCACGATCTTGCTGAGACTCGCGAGGTGCTTCGGGTTCGGTCGCGCCATGGCGACCGTCAGGGTGCCACCGACCCGGTAGAGCGGGAGCGCCTGGGTCTTGCCGGCGATTTCCGCCGGGAGGAGCGCGATGGCGTCCTCGGTGATGGCCAGCGTGATCGGATCCACGTAGGCCAGCCCGGTCAGGCCGCTCCAGTGGCGACCGGCCTCCTCCTTCAAAAGGTGTCCGGCCGTCACCAGGTGCTCGAGCAGTTCGAGGGGATCCTCCAGGGTGGCGGCGAGCGCATCCAGGTCACAGCCGTGGGAAAAGGTGCGGAGACGCCGGATCGCCGCGATGAAGGCGGCATCAATTTTTGGCGCCACGGGAACGGGTGGTTCGGGTCCGGAAAAGCTTCCGGATGTCGGGTTGGTGCAGCTTCTCGGTACCCAGGGAACCGGCCTGCGTCTCCAGGGCCACCTCGGCGAGCATGGCGCGCAGGGAATAACGCTCCTCGGTGAGTTCCGGCTGGGCGGGGCTCGCGGGCGGTTTATTTCCCGGGTTCATGGCTGGCGCGGCGCCTCGGCGCGATCGTTGTCAGCCTCGAGAATCTCGCGCAGCGTGTCGGCCATCTCCTCCTCACTGGCCTCCTTCAGGATGTAGCCGTTGGCGCCCCGCGCCATGGCCTCCTCGATCACCTGGCGGACGTTGACCGCGGTCAGCATGACCACCACGACCTCCGGGTCGACCTGGCGGATCTGCGTGAGCACATCCAAGCCGGAGCTGCCGATCAGATTGATGTCCAGCAGCACCAGGTCAGGTCGCGTGGCGTGGAACTGCGCCATCGCCGTGGCTTCGTCCCCCGCCGCCACGACGCTCACCTCCGTGAGGGTGGTCCTGACCAGCAGGGTCATGAAGACCTGCAGGTGCGGCTCATCGTCCACGACAAGGACTTTGGTCGGATTGGCCATCTGGGTCGGGAGTGTGAATGGGCGGCCGGTCACGGCGAGCCCGATTTCAGGCCGTCGGCGGGACCAGCGGGAGGCGCAGCCAGAAACGCGACCCGCGGCCCGGCGCGCTGTCGCAGCCGACCTGCCCGTGGTGCAGGCCGGCGATGGCCTTGACGATGGACAGGCCGAGGCCGGTGGATGATTCGCCGCCCGTCGGACGCGGGGTCAGTTTGCGGAATTTCTCGAAGAGCCTGGCCTGGTCCTCGGCGGACAGCCCCGGCCCTTCGTCGCGGACGGCGAATTCCCATTCCCCGGCCGCGGGCCCGGCGCTGAGGCTGATGGTGATGCTTCGTCCCGGCGGAGAATACTTGATGGCGTTGCTCACGTAGTTGTCGAACGCCTCGCGCAACAGCTTCGCGTCCGCCGTCGCGACCAGGCCGGCCGTGATCTCCTCGTGGATCGCGAGGTTCTTCCGTTGTGCCGCCGGGGCGTTGAAGCGCAGCACGTCGCCCACCAGCTTCGCCACGTCGGTCGCGGCCGGCTGGAAGGGCACGCCGCCCTGCTCGAGGCCCTCGTTGGTCAGGATGCCGCGGACAATTTCCGACATGTGCCGCGCGGAGCCGTGGATGGTGTCCAACACCTCGACTTCGTCCTTCACCGCCGTCTGGTCCGGCCGGGCCCGCAGCATCTTGAGGAGGAGGCCGGACATGCCGGCAATCGCCGCGAGGGGATTCTTGAGGTCGTGCGAGGCGATGCGCAGCAACTCGCCCTTGGCCGCATTCGCCTTGGCCGCGGCATCACGCTGCGCCCGCATCTCGGCTTCGGCCCGCTCCACGTGCGCCAGATGGGCGAAGGTCTGGCGCCGCATCTCCGCCATGACCTGCGTCACCAGAATGCTCGTCACCAGCGCCAGCAGCACGGTGATGAGTCCGGCCCGGCGCACCTTTCGGATCCTGCTGTCGTAGCTGTCCTTGGCGAAATCAACCCCCACGTACCCGATCAAATTTCCCGCCTGATCCTGGAGCGGGGCCCGCGCCTCGACGTAGGCCCCCGTGCTGTCGGTGTAGAGCAGGCTGTCGAAAGTGTAGACCTTGCCCGCCCGGAGCGCGGGGATCGACTTGGCGCTGGTCGCCGTCAGATCGAAGACCGCCAGCGCCGGGAAAGACTGCTGCTTGCGACCCAATTGTTCCTGCCGCATCCGGATCGTGTCGTCCATGACGGTTTCCAGCACAAGCTGCTGCTGCCGGTCGCCGGCGAGGATGCGTGCCGTCCACAGGTACTGGATGGAGGAATGGCGCCGGTGGAAGGCCACCAGCGGACGCAGCAACCGTTGGTAGTTCTCCGTCGCGATCTGCTCGGGTTTCTGGATCGACTCGTGGAGTTCAACATCGACCAATCCCGCCGCCGCTTCCGCCAGGTTACGGACATGCACGCGAATGGCCGCCTCCTCCTGCTGCTCCGCCTGGCGGTATAGATAGGTCGTGGAGACGAAGGAGCCGCCCAGGATCATGACGAAGAAAACCAGCGCGAGCATCCTCGGGCTGAGTCTGGACAGGTATTTCGACAGTGTCATGAGGCGGTTTGCGCGTCGGAAAAATCCATGGGCAGCGTGCTCGCCGCCCGGTGGCCTTCAAGCCGTTTCAGCCCGGCAAGCCTGAAAGCGCGCCTGCGCGTGTCCCGTCCGGGTGCTCAGGCCACACCCAGGCCCCCACCTCGTGTACGCGGTGAAAATCCGGCGACCACTCCGGGATCGGGGCGAGGTCCCAGCGCCAGGTGCGGTCGGGCTTCGGCAGGCCGAAGCGCTCGTGCAGCGTTTCCTTTTTCAACTGCCGCCCGTCGGGGCCGAGATCGAGGCGCGCGGCATCCGCCAGCAGCAACCGTACCCCGGGCTGCTGCGCCAGCCACGCCAGATGCCGTTTCGCCGCGGCGCGGGCGCAGCGCTCCGGCAGACCCGTGTCCTGCTCATACGCCGGGAGGGAATGGCCCGGCACCAACCCGAGCTGGGAGATGCAGTTGGCCGACACGATGAAATCCGCCAGCCCGCCCGGCGGCGGCCCCGGGTCGGCCCGGGCGAAAAAATCTGGCGCCACGGTGGCCGTCACCGTCTCGCGCACCGCGGCCAGCGCGGCGAGCGCGCCGCTGGCGTCCCAGACCTCACCCCGCACCCGGCCGGGCATTTTCCTCACCCACCGCCGCACCTCGGCACTCAGCACGATGTCCGCGAGCACGACTTCATCGAAACGCTCCGCCAATTCCGCCACGGGCACATCAAGGCAGTCACCGGCGCCGATGACCAGCGCGCGGCGGCGTTGCGGACAACGTGCCGCCGTCTCGAGCACGACCTTCCGGCACTCCGCCAGATGCGGCGCCCACGCGGCGCGCACCCGCGTGTGACGCTCCGCGATGGCCTCGTGTTCGCGCAGCAACCCCAGCTGACGCCCGGCGGGGGGACAGCGGGTGAACAGGCGACGAAGGAATCCGGACAGCATCAGCCCCGAGGGAGATCCAATTCCGCTCCCACGGCAAGGCCTCGCGCGGACCGTGCCGTCAGCCGAGATAGCCGGGGAATTTTCCCGCCCCGGCGGCGTGCGCCGGGAACACCTGCGCGAGTTCCGCCGCGGGCACCCCCATGTGCCGCACGCAGGCCTCGGCGAAGAAGTCGCGGTAATCGGTCGTGATGGCGAGATCACGTCCCTCGAACAACCGGTCAGGTGCCAGCCCCGGCCAGCGACCGAGCACGCGGCCGCCCTTCACGCCGCCACCCAGCGCGAAGAACGCCGTGCCATGACCATGGTCCGTACCGCGGTTTCCATTTTGACGGGCCGTGCGGCCGAACTCGCTCATCGTGAGCACCAAAACCTCGGACATCCGCGAACCCAGGTCGCGATGCAGCGCCGTCAGTCCCGCCCCCAACTCGCCCAGACGGTTCGCCAGCGCCCCGGCGGCGGCGCCTTGGTTGGCATGCGTGTCCCAGCCGCCGATCTCGACAAACGCCACCTCGAGCCCGACGTCCGCCTTGATGAGCTGCGCAACCTGGCGCATCCCGCGGCCGAAGGTGCCATTGGGATACTGCGCCCCGTGCGCGGGTCGGTAGTCGGCCGGCACGGCTTTTCTCAAGAGGTCCATCGCCGCGAAACCCTCCTGTCCGGCGCTGTGCAGGGCGTCACCCACGGCGGATTCGTAGAGTTGTTCAAAGCCCCGGGTCGCCCCGCCCATGCCGCCCGCGGCCGTCACCCCTACGCCGCCGACCTTGAATCGCGTGAGATCCGCGATGGCCAGGGCCTCCTCCGGGCCCTGCAGGCTGCGGGGCATCTGGCCGGTGAGCGCCACCGCCGCCAGCGCCGAGCGCCGGGCCTGGTCCTCGGGACAACAGCCGATCATGCGGTTGAGCCAGCCAGTGGCGACATGACGGTCGTCACCCGTGCCCGACTCCATCAGGTCCTGCGCCTCGAAGTGCGAGCGCGAGGCCAGCGGGTTGCCG is from Lacunisphaera limnophila and encodes:
- a CDS encoding DUF1501 domain-containing protein yields the protein MSSSFHPPISRRFFVKQGALAFASLGAGALLGPAFVRAAALSAEGRKSAGGRRTLVCVFQRGAADGLSMVVPYGDRDYYRLRGEIALAAPARAAGAAGVLDLDGHFGLHPALRGLHELYGAGELAVLHACGNPLASRSHFEAQDLMESGTGDDRHVATGWLNRMIGCCPEDQARRSALAAVALTGQMPRSLQGPEEALAIADLTRFKVGGVGVTAAGGMGGATRGFEQLYESAVGDALHSAGQEGFAAMDLLRKAVPADYRPAHGAQYPNGTFGRGMRQVAQLIKADVGLEVAFVEIGGWDTHANQGAAAGALANRLGELGAGLTALHRDLGSRMSEVLVLTMSEFGRTARQNGNRGTDHGHGTAFFALGGGVKGGRVLGRWPGLAPDRLFEGRDLAITTDYRDFFAEACVRHMGVPAAELAQVFPAHAAGAGKFPGYLG
- a CDS encoding ATP-binding protein: MTLSKYLSRLSPRMLALVFFVMILGGSFVSTTYLYRQAEQQEEAAIRVHVRNLAEAAAGLVDVELHESIQKPEQIATENYQRLLRPLVAFHRRHSSIQYLWTARILAGDRQQQLVLETVMDDTIRMRQEQLGRKQQSFPALAVFDLTATSAKSIPALRAGKVYTFDSLLYTDSTGAYVEARAPLQDQAGNLIGYVGVDFAKDSYDSRIRKVRRAGLITVLLALVTSILVTQVMAEMRRQTFAHLAHVERAEAEMRAQRDAAAKANAAKGELLRIASHDLKNPLAAIAGMSGLLLKMLRARPDQTAVKDEVEVLDTIHGSARHMSEIVRGILTNEGLEQGGVPFQPAATDVAKLVGDVLRFNAPAAQRKNLAIHEEITAGLVATADAKLLREAFDNYVSNAIKYSPPGRSITISLSAGPAAGEWEFAVRDEGPGLSAEDQARLFEKFRKLTPRPTGGESSTGLGLSIVKAIAGLHHGQVGCDSAPGRGSRFWLRLPLVPPTA